The following are encoded together in the Streptomyces tsukubensis genome:
- a CDS encoding 3-hydroxyacyl-CoA dehydrogenase family protein translates to MGHRILVIGAGVMGTGITTLALRHGVSVTLVDTSEAILAAARTRIAAELRMAQLVAGPAETDPGVLDTATSALPAIGGADAVIEAVVEDASVKADVLATVSAAAPGTPIITNTSSIPVDELADAVKRPEDLLGTHFMNPSYVIPTVEVIRGPRSGEAAMAAVAELLAVLGRKPIVVKDAPGFVTSRLLHPMINDAARIVREGTASAEDVDALMTGCLGHPTGPLRTADLIGIDNLVDALSVLHKRTGDERSRPCDLLLGMVRDGHHGRKTGRGFYDYEEVFR, encoded by the coding sequence GTGGGACACCGGATTCTCGTGATCGGCGCGGGGGTGATGGGCACCGGCATCACCACACTCGCGCTGCGCCACGGCGTCAGCGTGACGCTCGTGGACACGTCAGAGGCGATCCTCGCGGCGGCGCGGACCCGGATCGCCGCCGAGCTGCGGATGGCACAACTCGTGGCCGGGCCCGCGGAGACCGACCCCGGCGTGCTCGATACGGCGACATCCGCGCTGCCCGCGATCGGCGGGGCCGATGCGGTGATCGAAGCCGTTGTCGAGGACGCCTCGGTCAAGGCGGACGTACTCGCCACGGTCTCGGCCGCCGCGCCGGGCACCCCGATCATCACCAACACCTCGTCGATCCCGGTCGACGAGCTGGCCGACGCGGTGAAACGGCCGGAGGACCTGCTCGGCACGCACTTCATGAATCCGTCGTACGTGATCCCGACGGTCGAGGTGATCCGTGGGCCCAGGAGCGGCGAGGCCGCCATGGCCGCCGTCGCGGAGCTGCTCGCGGTACTCGGCCGCAAGCCGATCGTCGTCAAGGACGCGCCCGGCTTCGTCACGAGCAGGCTGCTCCACCCGATGATCAACGACGCGGCTCGGATCGTACGGGAGGGCACCGCGTCCGCCGAGGACGTCGACGCGCTCATGACGGGCTGCCTCGGCCACCCGACAGGTCCGCTGCGCACCGCGGACCTGATCGGCATCGACAACCTCGTCGACGCGCTGTCGGTACTGCACAAGCGCACGGGGGACGAGCGCAGCCGCCCCTGTGACCTGCTGCTCGGCATGGTCCGCGACGGGCACCACGGCCGGAAGACCGGGCGTGGCTTCTACGACTACGAAGAGGTGTTCCGGTGA
- the ccrA gene encoding crotonyl-CoA carboxylase/reductase: MSHLRDAAATDDPQAVAACDVPAGYRAAVVLAADQQAVTATPVGDRDPRRTVHVREVATPQLGHGEVLVATMASSINYNTVWSALFEPVPTFRFLRTFGRTSPEAARHDLPYHVLGSDLSGVVLRTGPGVREWKPGDEVVAHCLQPDLQTPGGHDDTLLDPGQRVWGYETNFGGLAEISLVKANQLMPKPAHLTWEEAASLGVALSTAYRQLVSHHGADMKQGERVLIWGAAGGVGAYATQLALNGGAVPVCVVSSQAKADLCRRMGAELVIDRAAENFTFWDEQDRPRLSEWSRFRSAVRNLAGDDPSIVVEHPGRETFGISVMITARGGSVVTCASTTGYQHSYDNRHLWMHVKRIIGSHMANYREAWAANDLVVRGSIHPVLSQSFPLDAVGEATRAVAGNSHHGKVGVLCLADRPGMGVRDHALRARKLDRINLFQKGR; encoded by the coding sequence ATGAGTCACCTTCGCGACGCAGCGGCCACGGACGACCCGCAGGCCGTCGCCGCCTGCGACGTCCCCGCCGGGTACCGCGCCGCCGTCGTCCTCGCGGCGGATCAGCAGGCCGTCACCGCGACGCCCGTCGGGGACAGGGACCCCCGTAGGACGGTCCATGTGCGGGAGGTCGCCACCCCGCAGTTGGGCCACGGCGAGGTCCTCGTCGCCACCATGGCCAGCTCCATCAACTACAACACCGTGTGGTCGGCGCTGTTCGAGCCCGTGCCCACCTTCCGCTTCCTGCGCACGTTCGGCAGGACCTCACCGGAGGCGGCCCGGCACGACCTGCCCTACCACGTACTCGGCTCCGACCTCTCCGGGGTGGTGCTGCGTACCGGACCCGGCGTACGCGAATGGAAGCCCGGCGACGAGGTCGTCGCGCACTGTCTACAGCCGGACCTCCAGACCCCCGGTGGACACGACGACACTCTGCTTGACCCCGGGCAGCGGGTCTGGGGGTACGAGACGAATTTCGGCGGCCTCGCCGAAATCTCCCTGGTCAAGGCCAACCAGCTGATGCCGAAACCCGCGCACCTCACGTGGGAGGAGGCCGCCTCGCTGGGGGTGGCGCTCTCCACCGCCTACCGTCAGCTGGTCTCCCACCACGGGGCGGACATGAAGCAGGGCGAGCGTGTCCTGATCTGGGGAGCGGCCGGCGGCGTCGGCGCGTACGCGACCCAACTGGCCCTCAACGGCGGCGCCGTCCCTGTCTGCGTCGTGTCGTCGCAGGCCAAGGCCGACCTGTGCCGCCGGATGGGGGCGGAGCTCGTCATCGACCGCGCGGCCGAGAACTTCACCTTCTGGGACGAGCAGGACCGGCCGCGCCTCAGTGAGTGGAGCCGGTTCCGCAGCGCCGTCCGCAACCTGGCGGGGGACGACCCGAGCATCGTCGTCGAGCACCCGGGCCGGGAGACCTTCGGCATCAGCGTCATGATCACCGCGCGAGGCGGGTCCGTGGTCACCTGCGCCTCGACCACCGGCTATCAGCACAGCTACGACAACCGCCATCTGTGGATGCACGTCAAACGCATCATCGGGTCGCACATGGCCAACTACCGGGAGGCCTGGGCCGCCAACGACCTCGTCGTACGGGGCAGCATCCACCCGGTGCTCTCGCAGTCCTTTCCCCTCGACGCCGTCGGGGAGGCCACCCGGGCCGTGGCCGGCAACAGCCACCACGGCAAGGTCGGGGTGCTCTGCCTCGCCGACCGACCCGGCATGGGGGTGCGCGACCACGCCCTCAGGGCCCGCAAACTCGACCGGATCAACCTGTTCCAGAAAGGACGGTAG
- a CDS encoding HAD-IIIC family phosphatase, which translates to MTDTTIVKCLVWDLDNTLWRGTVLEDDEVVLTDEVREVIRTLDGRGILQAVASKNDHDLAWRHLERLGVAEYFVLPHIGWGPKSQSVRKIAEGLNFAPTTLAFVDDQPAERAEVAFHLPEVRCYPAERVTALPALPEFSPSASTVDSRRRRLMYQAGFARDQARETYAGPDDDFLRSLDLRMTIAPAGHEELTRVEELTLRTSQMNATGVHYSDAALRTLLADPAHEVLVVTMGDRFGPHGAVGIVLLEKKPSVWHLKLLATSCRVVSFGAGATILNWLTDRAARAGTHLVADFRRTERNRVMEIAYRFAGFAESDCVCGSALGDPAGRIERLHLEPSPRPTPSTLTLTAAAGIPFTASAAR; encoded by the coding sequence ATGACCGACACGACCATCGTCAAGTGCCTGGTCTGGGACTTGGACAACACATTGTGGCGGGGCACCGTGCTGGAGGACGACGAAGTGGTGCTCACCGACGAGGTCCGCGAGGTGATCAGGACGCTCGACGGCCGGGGCATCCTCCAGGCGGTGGCGAGCAAGAACGACCACGACCTGGCGTGGCGGCACCTGGAACGGCTCGGCGTGGCGGAGTACTTCGTATTGCCGCACATCGGGTGGGGGCCCAAGTCGCAGTCCGTCAGGAAGATCGCCGAAGGGCTCAACTTCGCGCCGACCACGCTCGCGTTCGTCGACGACCAGCCCGCCGAGCGCGCCGAGGTCGCGTTCCACCTGCCAGAGGTGCGGTGCTATCCGGCCGAGCGAGTGACCGCGCTCCCGGCGCTGCCGGAGTTCAGCCCGTCGGCCTCCACGGTCGACTCGCGGCGCCGCCGCCTCATGTACCAGGCCGGCTTCGCGCGCGATCAGGCCAGGGAGACGTACGCAGGCCCCGACGACGACTTCCTGCGCTCCCTCGACCTGCGCATGACGATCGCACCCGCGGGCCACGAGGAACTCACCCGTGTCGAGGAGTTGACGCTGCGGACCAGCCAGATGAACGCGACAGGCGTGCACTACTCCGACGCCGCACTGCGCACGCTGCTCGCCGACCCCGCACACGAGGTCCTCGTCGTCACCATGGGCGACCGTTTCGGCCCGCACGGCGCCGTCGGCATCGTCCTGCTGGAGAAGAAGCCGTCGGTGTGGCACCTGAAGCTGCTCGCGACGTCCTGCCGGGTCGTGTCGTTCGGCGCCGGTGCGACGATCCTCAACTGGCTCACGGACCGGGCCGCACGCGCCGGGACCCACCTGGTGGCGGACTTCCGGCGCACGGAACGCAACCGCGTGATGGAGATCGCCTACCGGTTCGCCGGCTTCGCGGAGAGCGACTGCGTGTGCGGGTCGGCGCTGGGTGACCCGGCAGGGCGCATCGAACGCCTGCACCTGGAGCCCTCGCCGCGTCCCACACCCAGCACGCTGACGCTGACCGCCGCGGCCGGCATTCCGTTCACCGCTTCCGCAGCAAGGTGA
- a CDS encoding O-methyltransferase produces the protein MLAGLIDEAGAGPGSFDVVFIDADKAGYPAYYEAALPLVRGGGLIIVDNTLFFGRVADDTVQDPDTVAVRALNAALRDDDRVDLAMLTTADGITLLRKR, from the coding sequence GTGCTCGCCGGGCTGATCGACGAGGCGGGCGCGGGCCCCGGTTCGTTCGACGTCGTGTTCATCGACGCGGACAAGGCGGGCTATCCGGCGTACTACGAGGCGGCGCTGCCGCTGGTGCGCGGCGGCGGCCTGATCATCGTCGACAACACCCTGTTCTTCGGGCGGGTGGCCGACGACACGGTGCAGGACCCTGACACGGTCGCGGTCCGCGCGCTCAACGCGGCGCTGCGCGACGACGACCGGGTGGACCTGGCGATGCTCACGACGGCCGACGGCATCACCTTGCTGCGGAAGCGGTGA
- a CDS encoding acyl-CoA dehydrogenase family protein produces the protein MADRETLLTGLVGDRAAEWDTSGELPRDLLVRLGADGLLCAEVAAEHGGLGLGSRENGEFTAHVGSLCGSLRSVMTSQGMAAWTVARLGDTGQRATYLKELTSGKLAAVGFSERQAGSDLSAMRTRVRIEGDTAVVHGHKVWTTAAGYADHLVVFGLQEDGSGAAVVVPADADGVHVERVQKPSGCRAAGHADLRLDGVRVPAGAVLAGSGASLPMLVAASLAYGRKSVAWGCVGILRACRTAATAHARTREQFGRPLADHQLVAGHLADLWTAEQVATRVCEYASDRWDEGSPEVVTATVLAKHVAAERAAAGAATAAQVLASAGATEGHVVERAYRDAKLMEIIEGSSEMCRMILARHALALPA, from the coding sequence ATGGCTGACCGTGAGACGCTGCTGACCGGCCTCGTCGGTGACCGGGCCGCCGAGTGGGACACGTCCGGCGAACTGCCGCGTGACCTGCTCGTCAGGCTCGGCGCCGACGGCCTGCTGTGCGCCGAGGTCGCGGCCGAGCACGGCGGTCTCGGCCTCGGAAGCCGTGAGAACGGCGAGTTCACCGCGCACGTCGGCAGCCTCTGCGGCTCGCTGCGCAGCGTCATGACGTCGCAGGGGATGGCCGCGTGGACCGTGGCGCGGCTCGGCGACACCGGTCAGCGGGCCACGTACCTGAAGGAGCTGACCAGCGGGAAGCTCGCGGCGGTCGGCTTCAGCGAGCGGCAGGCGGGCAGCGATCTTTCGGCGATGCGGACGCGCGTGCGGATCGAGGGAGACACCGCCGTCGTCCACGGTCACAAGGTCTGGACGACCGCGGCCGGATACGCGGACCACTTGGTCGTCTTCGGCCTCCAGGAGGACGGTTCCGGCGCGGCGGTGGTCGTACCCGCCGACGCCGACGGCGTACATGTCGAGCGTGTCCAGAAACCGTCGGGTTGCCGCGCCGCCGGCCACGCCGACCTGCGTCTCGACGGCGTGCGCGTGCCGGCCGGCGCGGTTCTGGCAGGCTCAGGAGCGTCGCTGCCGATGCTCGTCGCGGCGTCGCTCGCCTACGGACGCAAGTCGGTCGCCTGGGGCTGCGTCGGGATTCTGCGCGCCTGCCGAACCGCCGCGACGGCCCATGCCAGGACCAGGGAGCAATTCGGCCGGCCGCTCGCCGACCATCAACTCGTCGCCGGGCACCTCGCCGATCTGTGGACGGCCGAGCAGGTCGCGACGCGTGTCTGCGAGTACGCGAGCGACCGCTGGGACGAGGGTTCGCCCGAGGTGGTGACCGCCACGGTCCTCGCCAAACACGTCGCCGCCGAACGAGCCGCAGCGGGTGCCGCGACCGCCGCGCAGGTCCTCGCCTCCGCGGGCGCGACCGAGGGGCACGTCGTCGAGCGGGCGTACCGCGACGCGAAACTCATGGAGATCATCGAGGGCAGCAGCGAGATGTGCCGGATGATACTGGCGCGGCACGCGCTGGCGCTCCCGGCCTGA
- a CDS encoding beta-ketoacyl [acyl carrier protein] synthase domain-containing protein produces the protein MTSSGPDDAGTRADAVAVVGMGIAVPGACDTDELWKVLSGDRPVFEEPGDRYPLGSFWSRDHAAEDRGYVRTSGFLHDFRPHPDLAEEIAAGTFSAADQNPVWLRHCLLRARDTVTARATDRYAYYVGSSSLVGQRTDEAALAESVAPHLAERLHGADPARRAEAENRLRALLRRHHGHGPGRPVDTLPHRVARAAATGLLPDDCEFSVVDAACSSSLYAIGLGIASLLAGECDIAYCGGVSGVTPRYNVTFSKLRGLSPGGDVRAFDRDADGTLFSDGAGIVALKRLDRAVEDGDAVLGLLVGFGGSSDGRGTAIYAPNPKGQRRCLDRARRNAGLAADDVDWVIAHGTGTAVGDAVELKTLAETAGPGGLWCGSNKSLLGHTGWSSGVVSVIHALTALREGVVPAQRRFTAPGLTEETGDRVRVPVEDVPWREDGRRPRVAGVSAFGFGGANAHLLVADRTPARRIRDVRPPESDPVVLLAWTAHLPGDPGPAEVARLVRDGHVPGPRTFGPHYPAPPFQDVRLPPATVRSTDAGQLMALRVASLFSAEHGELWDPVRATTGVFAASLGPPPSAMDHLVRCHAAELDGLLDGPDRAAFTDWLGELRATTPPTTKDTLPGILPGIVPARVANRHDLGGPTMLVDTGATSGLTAVHTAARYLARGELNLALVLGVSATARPEFARFMGVDPERVAEGAFLLALGRASVARAHGLRPLAGLRTAWGGTPRPPVRLTCGAAGAGQTFLGADGVLAVIRALHIDAPDVAVGPASGVPGPVVTLSPTAHGSPRRQTRTSR, from the coding sequence GTGACCTCCAGTGGCCCGGACGACGCGGGCACACGCGCGGACGCCGTCGCCGTGGTGGGGATGGGCATCGCTGTTCCTGGGGCCTGCGACACGGACGAGCTGTGGAAGGTACTGAGCGGGGACCGGCCCGTGTTCGAGGAGCCGGGGGACCGCTATCCGCTCGGCTCCTTCTGGTCCCGGGACCACGCCGCCGAGGACCGGGGCTACGTCCGCACGTCGGGCTTCCTGCACGACTTCCGGCCGCACCCCGACCTCGCGGAGGAGATCGCCGCGGGCACCTTCTCGGCCGCCGACCAGAACCCGGTCTGGCTGCGGCACTGCCTCCTGCGGGCCCGGGACACCGTCACCGCCCGCGCCACAGACCGCTACGCGTACTACGTCGGCAGCAGCAGCCTCGTGGGGCAGCGCACCGACGAGGCGGCCCTGGCCGAGTCCGTCGCCCCGCACCTCGCCGAGCGTCTGCACGGGGCGGACCCCGCCCGGCGCGCCGAGGCCGAGAACCGGCTGCGCGCCCTCTTGCGGCGCCACCACGGGCACGGCCCGGGGCGGCCGGTGGACACGCTGCCCCACCGGGTCGCGCGGGCCGCGGCCACCGGGCTGCTCCCGGACGACTGCGAGTTCTCCGTGGTGGACGCCGCCTGCTCGTCCTCGCTCTACGCGATCGGCCTCGGCATCGCGAGTCTGCTGGCCGGCGAGTGCGACATCGCCTACTGCGGCGGGGTGTCGGGCGTGACACCGCGCTACAACGTCACCTTCTCCAAACTGCGCGGGCTGAGCCCCGGCGGGGACGTACGTGCCTTCGACCGAGACGCGGACGGAACCCTCTTCTCCGACGGCGCGGGCATCGTCGCGCTCAAGCGCCTGGACCGGGCCGTCGAGGACGGCGACGCCGTGCTCGGACTCCTCGTGGGGTTCGGCGGCTCCTCGGACGGCAGGGGCACGGCGATCTACGCCCCCAATCCGAAGGGGCAGCGCCGGTGCCTCGACCGCGCCCGGCGGAATGCGGGACTCGCCGCCGACGACGTCGACTGGGTGATCGCGCACGGCACGGGCACGGCGGTCGGCGACGCCGTGGAACTGAAAACGCTGGCCGAGACCGCTGGCCCCGGCGGCCTCTGGTGCGGTTCCAACAAGTCACTGCTGGGTCACACCGGTTGGAGTTCCGGAGTGGTCTCGGTCATCCACGCGCTGACGGCCCTGCGGGAGGGCGTGGTACCCGCGCAGCGCCGCTTCACCGCGCCCGGCCTCACCGAGGAGACCGGCGACAGGGTACGTGTCCCCGTCGAGGACGTCCCGTGGCGCGAGGACGGCCGGCGTCCCCGCGTCGCCGGTGTCTCCGCCTTTGGGTTCGGCGGCGCCAACGCCCATCTGCTGGTCGCCGACCGCACCCCCGCGCGACGGATCCGCGATGTCCGGCCCCCGGAGAGCGACCCTGTGGTCCTCCTCGCCTGGACCGCCCACCTGCCCGGGGACCCGGGCCCCGCGGAGGTGGCACGGCTGGTGCGTGACGGCCACGTGCCGGGGCCGCGGACGTTCGGGCCCCACTATCCGGCGCCGCCGTTCCAGGACGTCCGCCTGCCGCCGGCCACCGTGCGATCCACCGACGCGGGCCAGCTCATGGCCTTGCGCGTGGCGTCCCTTTTCAGCGCCGAGCACGGTGAGCTGTGGGATCCGGTGCGCGCCACCACCGGGGTCTTCGCCGCTTCCCTCGGTCCGCCGCCGTCCGCCATGGACCACCTGGTGCGCTGCCACGCCGCCGAGTTGGACGGCCTCCTCGACGGCCCCGACCGCGCGGCCTTCACCGACTGGCTCGGCGAACTCCGCGCCACGACTCCGCCGACCACCAAGGACACCCTGCCGGGCATCCTGCCGGGCATCGTCCCGGCACGCGTCGCCAACCGCCACGATCTCGGCGGCCCCACCATGCTGGTGGACACCGGTGCCACCAGCGGGCTCACCGCCGTGCACACCGCGGCGCGGTATCTGGCCCGTGGCGAGCTCAACCTCGCCCTTGTTCTCGGTGTCAGTGCCACGGCCCGTCCTGAGTTCGCCCGCTTCATGGGCGTCGACCCCGAGCGCGTCGCGGAAGGCGCCTTCCTCCTCGCCCTGGGACGCGCGTCGGTGGCCCGCGCCCACGGGCTGAGGCCGCTCGCCGGCCTCCGTACGGCCTGGGGCGGCACGCCTCGTCCCCCGGTGCGCCTCACCTGCGGAGCGGCCGGTGCGGGGCAGACCTTCCTCGGTGCGGACGGCGTCCTCGCCGTGATCCGCGCCCTGCACATCGACGCGCCCGACGTCGCCGTGGGCCCCGCCAGTGGTGTGCCGGGGCCGGTCGTCACCCTCTCCCCCACCGCCCACGGCTCGCCCCGCAGGCAGACAAGGACCAGCCGATGA
- a CDS encoding acyl-CoA dehydrogenase family protein produces the protein MSDPEHLDTVRKFVSQEILGRETHLDSLADAPLALYERFAGTGLMNWWVPEEHGGLGLGLEDSVRIVSELAYGDAGVAFTLFLPILTTSMVSWYGGTELKEKYLGRLVAQRGFCATLGSEHEAGSELAKISTMVRRDGESLVLDGTKAFSTSTDFAQFLVVITRSADDPGQYLAVTVPRDTPGLRVDKRWDVIGLRASATYQVSFVDCRVPSDHALNGNGLRLLEIGLNASRILIAATALGVARRIRDLCMEYARTKSLRGAPLVKDAVFVGRLGQFEMQIEVMATQCLAAARTYDATAARPDAARTLLRQGAQKSALAAKMFCGQTAWQIASAASEMFGGLGYTHEMPIGKLLRDVRHASIIEGGDDVLRDLVFQRFVVPTAKRT, from the coding sequence GTGAGTGACCCCGAACACCTGGACACTGTGCGGAAGTTCGTCTCCCAGGAGATCCTGGGTCGGGAAACCCACCTCGACTCGCTCGCGGACGCACCTCTGGCGCTGTACGAGCGCTTCGCCGGGACGGGCCTGATGAACTGGTGGGTTCCCGAGGAACACGGTGGCCTCGGGCTCGGTCTCGAAGACAGTGTGCGTATCGTCTCCGAACTCGCCTACGGGGACGCCGGGGTGGCTTTCACCCTGTTCCTGCCCATCCTGACGACCAGCATGGTCAGCTGGTACGGCGGTACGGAGCTCAAGGAGAAATACCTCGGCCGTCTCGTGGCCCAGCGGGGCTTCTGCGCCACGCTCGGCAGCGAGCACGAGGCCGGCAGCGAGCTGGCCAAGATCTCCACCATGGTGCGCAGGGACGGCGAAAGCCTCGTGCTCGACGGCACCAAGGCCTTCTCCACCAGCACCGACTTCGCCCAGTTCCTCGTCGTCATCACCCGCTCTGCGGACGACCCGGGCCAGTACCTGGCGGTCACTGTCCCTCGGGACACGCCAGGGCTGCGGGTCGACAAACGCTGGGACGTCATCGGCCTGCGGGCCTCTGCGACGTATCAAGTGTCGTTCGTCGACTGCCGCGTCCCCTCGGACCACGCGCTGAACGGCAACGGGCTGCGTCTGCTGGAGATCGGGCTCAACGCCAGCCGGATCCTGATCGCCGCCACCGCGCTGGGTGTCGCGCGCAGGATCCGCGACCTGTGCATGGAGTACGCGAGGACGAAGTCGCTCAGGGGCGCGCCGCTCGTGAAGGACGCGGTGTTCGTCGGACGGCTCGGCCAGTTCGAGATGCAGATCGAGGTGATGGCCACCCAGTGTCTCGCGGCGGCGCGCACCTATGACGCGACGGCCGCGAGGCCGGACGCCGCCAGGACGCTGCTGCGGCAGGGTGCTCAGAAGTCGGCACTGGCCGCGAAGATGTTCTGCGGGCAGACGGCCTGGCAGATCGCCTCCGCCGCGTCGGAGATGTTCGGCGGCCTCGGGTACACGCACGAGATGCCGATAGGGAAGCTGCTGCGGGACGTGCGGCATGCCTCGATCATCGAAGGCGGCGACGACGTCCTGCGTGATCTGGTCTTCCAGCGTTTCGTCGTACCCACCGCGAAACGCACGTAG
- a CDS encoding ornithine cyclodeaminase family protein: MQTKILRQRDIKQILSVVGRDAIMDRLIEELHKGFAALGSGEFDEAPPRSGFARSAEVPGVIEFMPYRVPGVGVTMKTISYSPHNYQRFRLPTVVGTVSRLDDDSGSLIAFADAAVITAMRTGAVSAVASRLLARPDSSTLALIGAGAQAVTQAHALSRVLPMERILVSDIDQGHAESFAGRVAFLGLTVEVTDPEAAVAAADVLTTVTSVPAGRGPVVPPEPRLPHLHVNAVGADEPGKTELPRVLLESAFICVDHPGQARTEGEFQQFPDRELGPSLASLCAAPSTAAAHIDSLSVLDSTGSAFADHIAFDVLLGFADELGLGRKAAIGATPEDVLDPYSLPW, encoded by the coding sequence ATGCAGACCAAAATCCTGCGTCAGCGTGACATCAAGCAGATTCTCTCCGTGGTCGGCCGCGACGCGATCATGGACCGGCTGATCGAAGAGCTGCACAAAGGCTTCGCCGCACTCGGCAGCGGAGAGTTCGACGAGGCGCCGCCACGCAGTGGGTTCGCCCGCAGCGCTGAAGTGCCCGGCGTCATCGAGTTCATGCCGTACCGGGTGCCCGGTGTCGGCGTGACCATGAAGACGATCTCGTACAGTCCGCACAACTATCAACGATTCCGGCTGCCGACGGTCGTCGGCACGGTGTCGCGCCTCGACGACGACAGCGGCAGCCTGATCGCGTTCGCCGACGCGGCAGTGATCACCGCGATGCGTACCGGCGCGGTCTCCGCGGTCGCGAGCCGGCTGCTGGCCAGGCCCGACAGTTCCACGCTCGCGCTGATCGGCGCGGGTGCCCAGGCGGTGACCCAGGCGCACGCGCTCAGCAGGGTCCTGCCGATGGAGCGGATCCTGGTCAGCGACATCGACCAGGGCCACGCGGAGTCCTTCGCGGGCCGCGTCGCGTTCCTCGGGCTGACGGTCGAAGTCACGGATCCGGAGGCGGCGGTCGCCGCGGCGGATGTCCTGACCACCGTCACCTCGGTGCCCGCGGGCCGGGGCCCGGTCGTGCCTCCCGAGCCGCGACTGCCGCACCTGCACGTCAACGCGGTGGGCGCCGACGAACCCGGCAAGACCGAGTTGCCCAGGGTCCTGCTGGAGTCCGCGTTCATCTGTGTCGACCACCCCGGGCAGGCCCGCACGGAAGGCGAATTCCAGCAGTTCCCCGACCGTGAGCTGGGCCCGTCGCTGGCGAGCCTGTGCGCGGCGCCGAGCACCGCGGCGGCCCACATCGACAGCCTGAGCGTCCTCGACTCGACCGGCAGCGCCTTCGCCGACCACATCGCGTTCGACGTGCTGCTCGGCTTCGCGGACGAACTCGGTCTCGGCCGCAAGGCCGCGATCGGGGCGACGCCTGAGGACGTGCTCGACCCGTACTCGCTGCCGTGGTGA
- a CDS encoding acyl carrier protein, with protein sequence MTVPVKDDPVARELVAFLENKTRAPWSVERDLFAEGGLSSLFALELVVFLEKTFDVSIGGSDLQLVNFRTVVSMVELVHRLKDGNG encoded by the coding sequence GTGACAGTCCCCGTCAAGGACGACCCTGTGGCGCGTGAGCTGGTCGCGTTCCTTGAGAACAAGACCAGGGCGCCCTGGTCGGTGGAGCGTGACCTGTTCGCGGAGGGCGGCCTCTCGTCGCTCTTCGCGCTGGAGCTGGTGGTCTTCCTGGAGAAGACGTTCGACGTCAGCATCGGCGGCTCCGACCTCCAGCTGGTGAACTTCCGCACCGTCGTGTCCATGGTCGAGCTCGTCCACCGGCTGAAGGACGGTAATGGCTGA